From the genome of Phycicoccus duodecadis:
CGGCCACGCCGGTGACCGCGAGCCAGAAGCCCTTCGACCGCTTGCCGGCCGCGGTGAAGGCGTCGGGGCGACGGCGGAGGCAGTCGACGAGGGCGTAGACCTCGACGCCGAGCGCCGCGATGGACAGGGCCAGGACGATGTAGCCCTGCACGGTGCCGAGGAAGCTCATGGCGTCCAGGGTATGGGGTCGGCCCGGGTCAGGCGTCGAGGACGATGGTGACCGGCCCGTCGGCCACCAGCTCGATGTCCATGTGCGCGCCGAAGACCCCCGTCGCGACCTCGAGCCCGCGCCCGCGCAGGTCGTCGACGACCGCCTGCACCAGCGGCTCGGCGACGGGGCCGGGCGCGGCGGCGTTCCACGAGGGGCGCCGGCCCTTGCGGACGTCGGCGTGCAGGGTGAACTGGCTGACGACCAGTACGGGGGCGCCGACATCGAGCACGGAACGCTCGCCGTGCAGGAGGCGCAGCTCGGCGATCTTGCGGGCGGTGAGCGCGACCTGCTCGGGGCCGTCGTCGTGGGTGACCCCGACCAGGGCGAGCAGCCCGGGTCGGGTGAGCGACCCGACCACCTCGCCCTCGACGGCGACCGCCGCGCGCGAGACCCGCTGGATGACCGTTCTCACGCCCGGAGCGTGGCCGCGCCGTCGCCGTGGGCCTCCCGGCGGGTGAGGTCGGACCCGTGCTCGATCCCGACCGCCACCACCGCGCCCACCGGCTCGCCGTGGCCGAGCACCGGCGAGTGCTGGAGGACGTCGTAGGCGGCCGACTCGACCCCGAGGCGGCGCAGGACGGCGGCCAGCACCACGGCGCGGGCGCGCGGGCCGCCGTCGGCGACCTTGACGGCCACCCCGCGGCCGTCGGCGAGCCCCACGGCGTAGACCGACTCGGCGCCGTCCTTGGCGATGACGCCTTCCGTGCCACGGATGAGGGCGGTGACGTCGCGCCGCGTCCCGCCGAGGAGCTCGGGGTGGGCCCGGACGGCATCGCGCACGGCGCGCTCGGGGGTGCCGGTCTCGGCGATGGCGATGCGGCCGAAGGCGCGCGCCAGCCCGGCGAGCGAGATGGCCATCACCGGCGCGCCGCACCCGTCGACGACGGTGGCGGCCACCGGCTCGCCCGCGAGGTCCTCGAGGGCGACGTCGATGGCGCGCTGCAGCGGGTGGGCCGGGTCGAGGTAGCCGGCGAGGTCCCAGCCGTTGACGCGGCAGGTGGCGAGCATCGCGGCGTGCTTGCCGGAGCAGTTCTGGGCGACCGAGACCGGGCCTCGACCCGCGGCGACCCAGGCGTCGCGCTCGGCCGGGTCGTAGGGCAGGTCGGGGGTGTTGCGCAGGTCGGCCTCGGTGAGCCCGGCGCCGGCCAGGATCTCGCGCACGCCGGCGAGGTGGAAGGGCTCGCCGCTGTGGCTGGCACAGGCGAGCGCCAGGTGGGGGGCGGGCAGGCGCAGACCGGCGCGCAGCATCCCGACGGCCTGGAGCGGTTTGTTGGACGAGCGCGGCAGGATCGGGTCGAGGGGGTCGCCCCAGGCCTCGTGGACGGTGCCGTCGGGGCGGGTGACGGCGACGCTCGCGCGGTGGGCGGACTCCACGAAACCTCCCCGGACCACGTGGGCGAGGACGGGGGCTGCGGCCAGGGCCGGCGGGGTGGAGGGGCTCACCGCCCGACCCTATCCGCCCTGGTGGGGCGCCCCGGTCGCCGCGCGCGCAGACGGACGGGCGCCGTCACAGGTCGCGCACATCGACGACGGAGGTCGCGCGCCCCGGGCACCGGCGAAGCGGTGCTGCGGAGGCGCGCGACCTCGGCTGCGGCCCGGTGGCCGCAGATGTCGCGGGAGGAGGTCAGCCGACCTTCTCGGCGGCCTTCTCGGTGGCCTTGGTGGTGGCCTTGGCCGCCTTGCGGGCGCTGGTGCCGGCGGCCTTGGTGGAGGCCGTGGTGCGCTTGGTGGCCTTCTTGGCCGTGGTGGAGGTGCGCTTGGCGGCGGTGCGGGTGCGCTGGGCGGAGGTGGTGACCTCGGCCTGGGCCACCTTGGCCTCGTCGGTCAGGGCGGAGGCGACCCGGGTGGCCTCGTGGCGGCCGGTGGTGACGGTGGCCTTGGCGGAGCGCTCGATGTCGGCCGCGGCCTTGCGGGCGGTGGTGACGGCCCCCTTGGCCTGGGCGACGGTGGTCCCGGCCTGGGCGACGAGGTCCTGGGTGGCCCTCTGCTTGCGGATGCGGGTGACGACGTCCTTGCCACGGCTCGCGAAGGACTCGTAGCCCTCGGTGACCTTGCCGCCGACGGCGAGGCCCTGGTTCAGGGCGAGGGCCGGCAGCTCGAGGACCTGGCCGGCGACCTGGGTGGCGCGGGCCTGGACGGCCGCGGGGGCGAGGTCGGCCCGGGCGGCGTCGGCGCGGCGGGCCATCTCGGCGCGACGGGTGTCGGCGCGCTTCTGGGCGTCGCGGACCTTCTCGACGGCGAGGTCGGTGACGCCGGCGAGGGCGTAGAGGGGGGTGGTGTCGATGGACTTGCGGAGGTCGTCGATGACGGCCATGGCGGGCTCCTTCGGGGAGGGTGAACGGTGTGGTCGGGCATCCCGTCGGCGACGCTGCCGGGGGGCGGTGCGGCGTCAGCGCCGGGTGTCGTCCTCGACGTAGGACTCGTAGATGTCGAGGAGGGTCTTCTTCTGCCGGGCCGTGAGCAGCGGGTCCTGCGCGATGGCCCGGCGGACGTCCGGGGAGTCGGGCGGGGGGGCCGCGGTCTCGGCGTCGAGGATGCCGGCGCGGACGTAGAGGGACTCGGCGGAGACCTCCAGGCCCTTGGCCAGCTGCTGGAGGATCTCGGCGCTGGGCCGCTTGAGCCCCCGCTCGATCTGGGACAGGTAGGGGTTGGACACCCCGGCGAGCTCGGACAGCTGACGCAGGGAGAGCTTGGCGGCCGTGCGCTGGTCGCGCAGGTACTCGCCGAGGCTCTCGCCCAGGTCGTTCAGCGGGTTCTTGCTCACGGATACATTGTGCTTGCTGGAGTTAGCAGAATGCAAACCAGAGCAAGCGTGAGCGTGGCCACACCGCGAACGGCGCGCGGCGACCGAAGGACCGGAGTGCGCTGGGAGACGTCCGGATGCTCCGGATGCCGGGCCGTGGGCTCACGGCTCGGAGTGTCCGGACGTCAACGGGCGGGGCCTCTCGTGTTGCCGGGGCCAGGGCCCCGACCCGGCTCGCCGCCGCCCGCCGCCCGGCGTCAGCCGGCGACCGGCTCGCGCCGCACCCTGCGCAGGCTGATGTCCGCGCACTCGGCGCAGGTGTCGTCCGCGACGAGACCGAGGCGGATCAGCTTCCCGAACACGAAGCAGCCGGCGCAGAAGCCCAGGAACGCCTCCAGCGAGGCGAAGACCAGCAGCACGGAGAGCAGCACCACGGTGACGACGGGCGCGCCCAGGACCAGGGCCACGGTGGCGGCGAGGGTGAAGACCAGCCCGACCCCCTGGGCGAACTGCTTGGGGGCTCCGGCTACGATCCTGGGCTCACCGAGCCGGGGAGCCACCGTGCCGGAGGCGAGGCGCCCGAGCGGGCTGTAGCGGGGGCCGGCCGCCACGCGGAGGGCGAACCCGACCGCGAGCAGCGCGCTCAGCCACAGCCAGCCGGTGGCCAGCGTGAACGCCGTGATGACGACGACGCCGGCCGCGACCACGCGGGCGGCCTTCTCGTTGACGACGGCCGGGAAACCGATAAGTGAAGCCATGCTCGCCATAACCACCGATTATGGACAGGCATTCCGCCCGGCCCCAGCACCGTCCGCCCCCCGGACAGCCGGGGCCCCGCGGCACTCAGCCGCGGCGGCGGTCCTTGATGCCGAGCAGGGCCCGCGCCTCGTCGGTCGACATCGCCGGTCGCTGCATCAGCGCGGCGAGCTCGGCCGCGCGGGCGACCAGCTCGTCGTTGTGCCCGACCACCTGTCCGCGCCGGAACACCACGTTGTCCTCCATGCCCACCCGCAGGTGCCCGCCGGCCGACAGGGCCGCCGCCATCATCGGCAGGTGACCGCGGCCGATGCCGGTCGCCGACCACGAGGTGACCTCGGGCGGCAGCATCCCGACCCCCGCCATCAGCGCGGCCGTCGTCGCCGGCATCCCCCCGGGCACCCCGGTCACGAAGTCGACGTGCACCCGGCCGCCGAACGGCAGCCCG
Proteins encoded in this window:
- the dtd gene encoding D-aminoacyl-tRNA deacylase codes for the protein MRTVIQRVSRAAVAVEGEVVGSLTRPGLLALVGVTHDDGPEQVALTARKIAELRLLHGERSVLDVGAPVLVVSQFTLHADVRKGRRPSWNAAAPGPVAEPLVQAVVDDLRGRGLEVATGVFGAHMDIELVADGPVTIVLDA
- a CDS encoding DUF2516 family protein — translated: MSFLGTVQGYIVLALSIAALGVEVYALVDCLRRRPDAFTAAGKRSKGFWLAVTGVAVLLGVVALGGLGLLAIVAIVAAGVYLADVKPALDQVMGRGGNNQGPYGPW
- a CDS encoding helix-turn-helix domain-containing protein — its product is MSKNPLNDLGESLGEYLRDQRTAAKLSLRQLSELAGVSNPYLSQIERGLKRPSAEILQQLAKGLEVSAESLYVRAGILDAETAAPPPDSPDVRRAIAQDPLLTARQKKTLLDIYESYVEDDTRR
- a CDS encoding asparaginase codes for the protein MSPSTPPALAAAPVLAHVVRGGFVESAHRASVAVTRPDGTVHEAWGDPLDPILPRSSNKPLQAVGMLRAGLRLPAPHLALACASHSGEPFHLAGVREILAGAGLTEADLRNTPDLPYDPAERDAWVAAGRGPVSVAQNCSGKHAAMLATCRVNGWDLAGYLDPAHPLQRAIDVALEDLAGEPVAATVVDGCGAPVMAISLAGLARAFGRIAIAETGTPERAVRDAVRAHPELLGGTRRDVTALIRGTEGVIAKDGAESVYAVGLADGRGVAVKVADGGPRARAVVLAAVLRRLGVESAAYDVLQHSPVLGHGEPVGAVVAVGIEHGSDLTRREAHGDGAATLRA
- a CDS encoding DUF4395 domain-containing protein; translated protein: MASMASLIGFPAVVNEKAARVVAAGVVVITAFTLATGWLWLSALLAVGFALRVAAGPRYSPLGRLASGTVAPRLGEPRIVAGAPKQFAQGVGLVFTLAATVALVLGAPVVTVVLLSVLLVFASLEAFLGFCAGCFVFGKLIRLGLVADDTCAECADISLRRVRREPVAG